From Macaca mulatta isolate MMU2019108-1 chromosome 3, T2T-MMU8v2.0, whole genome shotgun sequence, the proteins below share one genomic window:
- the LOC106997532 gene encoding uncharacterized protein LOC106997532: MTLKAVAPQQRKRWWWRRRRRRRQRELAVTELNDFSCLFSGFQLSWPSPGFCSFAVVFSIPGPVQGHCECVQLKSSNWKYKPKFWRVRAAEIYMGTLSTLTRWP; encoded by the exons ATGACACTCAAGGCTGTGGCCCCGCAGCAGAGGAAGCGGTGGTGGtggcgtcggcggcggcggcggcggcagcgggaGCTAGCAGTAACCGAGCTG AATGATTTTTCCTGTTTATTCAGTGGTTTCCAGCTTTCCTGGCCCAGTCCTGGATTCTGCTCTTTTGCAG TGGTTTTCAGCATTCCTGGCCCAGTCCAGGGACACTGTGAGTGTGTCCAGCTTAAGTCCAGTAACTGGAAATACAAGCCCAAGTTCTGGAGAGTTCGAGCTGCAGAGATATATATGGGGACACTTTCAACCTTGACTCGTTGGCCATAA